One region of Camelina sativa cultivar DH55 chromosome 6, Cs, whole genome shotgun sequence genomic DNA includes:
- the LOC104792949 gene encoding probable E3 ubiquitin-protein ligase RHC1A has translation MSSSRNTHWCHRCQRAVRLHGQEPVCSYCGGGFVEELDMPQTSPFDMFRAHSNRDVVQRDPTFDLMDAFSAFMRNRLAERNHDREIRGRAISSGPENFPGLAPLLIFGGQVPYRLSGDNAVEALFNGGSPGIGITRGNTGDYFFGPGLEELFEQLSAGTTRRGPPPAPRSSIDALPTIKIAQRHLRSSDSNCPVCKDEFELGSEAKQMPCNHIYHSDCIVPWLVQHNSCPVCRQELPSAGGPSSSQNRTTTRNYRSSNSSSNSRENGNERRNPFSSLWPFRSSGSSSSSSTQNRGGTRNSETADENHNYHQQQQQQSYMGYSGWPFDY, from the coding sequence ATGTCAAGCAGTCGAAATACCCACTGGTGTCACAGATGCCAGCGTGCTGTTCGGCTTCACGGCCAAGAGCCTGTATGTTCTTATTGTGGAGGTGGATTCGTTGAAGAACTTGATATGCCTCAAACCAGCCCATTTGATATGTTTAGAGCTCACAGTAACAGGGATGTTGTCCAACGTGATCCAACTTTTGATCTCATGGATGCCTTCTCTGCCTTTATGAGGAACCGCTTAGCCGAAAGGAACCACGACAGagaaatcagaggaagagccaTCAGTTCAGGTCCTGAGAACTTTCCTGGTCTGGCTCCTTTATTGATCTTTGGTGGTCAGGTCCCTTATAGACTATCTGGAGACAATGCAGTCGAAGCCCTCTTCAATGGCGGCTCACCTGGCATTGGCATCACACGTGGTAACACCGGCGACTACTTCTTCGGTCCTGGTCTTGAAGAATTGTTCGAGCAGCTTTCAGCTGGCACTACTCGCCGAGGCCCTCCACCCGCACCTAGATCATCAATAGACGCATTGCCAACCATCAAGATCGCGCAGAGGCATCTGAGGTCATCGGATTCGAACTGTCCTGTTTGCAAAGACGAATTCGAATTAGGATCAGAAGCGAAACAGATGCCGTGTAACCACATCTATCATTCTGACTGCATCGTCCCGTGGCTAGTTCAGCACAACTCATGCCCGGTCTGTCGCCAAGAGCTACCATCAGCTGGAGGACCTTCAAGCAGTCAAAACAGAACCACCACCAGAAACTACAGAAGTAGCAATAGCAGTAGTAACAGTCGTGAGAACGGCAACGAAAGAAGGAATCCGTTCTCATCCTTGTGGCCATTTCGTTCATCGGGTTCAAGCTCAAGCTCCTCCACTCAAAACCGTGGAGGCACAAGAAACTCGGAGACAGCCGATGAGAACCATAACTACCatcaacagcaacagcaacaatcATATATGGGTTACAGTGGCTGGCCTTTTGATTACTAA